A region of Burkholderiales bacterium JOSHI_001 DNA encodes the following proteins:
- a CDS encoding carbonic anhydrase (PFAM: Carbonic anhydrase) has protein sequence MASPLQDLFDKNRQWAAETTARDPQFFTRLLAQQAPQYLWIGCADSRVPANEIVGMQPGELFVHRNVANVVVHSDLNALSTIQFAVEHLKVKHIMVVGHYGCAGVRAALLGTRVGLADNWLRHVQDVRLRHRKRIDHLDGQQQQEDILCEMNVIEQVGNVALSTVIQDAWLRGQKVAIHGLVYGLRDGLLKDLNVTMDRPDTVVDVFANAFKRFPRAEPV, from the coding sequence ATGGCTTCTCCCCTCCAAGACCTGTTTGACAAGAACCGGCAGTGGGCCGCCGAAACCACGGCGCGCGACCCCCAGTTCTTCACCCGCCTGCTGGCCCAGCAGGCGCCCCAGTACCTGTGGATCGGCTGCGCCGACAGCCGGGTGCCGGCCAATGAAATCGTGGGCATGCAGCCGGGTGAGCTGTTTGTTCACCGCAACGTGGCCAACGTGGTGGTGCATTCCGACCTGAACGCCCTGTCCACCATCCAGTTCGCGGTGGAACACCTGAAGGTCAAGCACATCATGGTGGTGGGCCACTACGGCTGCGCCGGGGTGCGCGCCGCGCTGCTGGGCACCCGCGTGGGCCTGGCCGACAACTGGCTGCGCCATGTGCAGGACGTGCGGCTGCGCCACCGCAAGCGCATCGACCACCTGGACGGCCAGCAGCAGCAGGAAGACATCCTGTGCGAGATGAACGTCATCGAGCAGGTGGGCAACGTGGCCTTGTCCACCGTGATCCAGGACGCCTGGCTGCGCGGGCAGAAGGTGGCCATCCATGGCCTGGTCTATGGCCTGCGCGATGGGCTGCTGAAGGACCTGAACGTCACCATGGACCGCCCCGACACCGTGGTGGACGTGTTCGCCAACGCCTTCAAACGCTTCCCGCGCGCCGAACCGGTCTGA
- a CDS encoding putative metal-dependent hydrolase (PFAM: Protein of unknown function DUF45): MPPAARQDPTAQLSLFEEWAPPAATPPQAGAPARPAVPASQPAPAPAPRGSEVAAPSLLRHPRAEREVRLDGHLVAFAFKRARRRSIGFVIGPEGLSVSAPRWVGLAEVDAALKEKARWILRKLQEQQQRAQRLDQARVDWRDGVGIPFLGETVIVVLDPRATGAVLNAGAEALPGVPRLALHVGLPQSAQPDQIRDVVQSWLQRQARRVFEERCALFAQALNVRIKRLSLSSASTRWGSASADGAIRLNWRLVHFGLPVIDYVVTHELAHLREMNHSPAFWDVVRSVLPNFEQARVHLRDEVLPVLD; the protein is encoded by the coding sequence ATGCCGCCCGCCGCCCGCCAGGACCCCACCGCCCAGCTGTCGCTGTTCGAGGAATGGGCGCCGCCGGCGGCCACACCGCCCCAGGCGGGCGCACCGGCCCGGCCGGCGGTTCCGGCGTCCCAGCCGGCGCCGGCGCCCGCGCCCCGGGGCAGCGAGGTGGCAGCGCCATCGCTGCTGCGCCACCCACGCGCCGAACGTGAAGTGCGTCTGGACGGCCACCTGGTGGCCTTTGCCTTCAAGCGCGCGCGCCGTCGCAGCATCGGCTTCGTCATCGGGCCCGAAGGGCTGAGCGTCAGCGCCCCGCGCTGGGTGGGCCTGGCCGAGGTGGATGCGGCGCTGAAGGAGAAAGCCCGCTGGATCCTGCGCAAGCTGCAGGAACAGCAGCAGCGCGCCCAGCGCCTGGACCAGGCGCGGGTGGACTGGCGCGACGGCGTGGGCATTCCCTTCCTGGGCGAAACCGTCATCGTGGTGCTGGACCCGCGCGCCACCGGTGCGGTGCTCAACGCCGGCGCCGAGGCCCTGCCTGGCGTGCCCAGGCTGGCCTTGCACGTGGGCCTGCCGCAAAGTGCGCAGCCCGACCAGATCCGCGACGTGGTGCAAAGCTGGTTGCAGCGCCAGGCCCGGCGCGTGTTCGAGGAGCGCTGCGCCCTGTTCGCCCAGGCGCTGAACGTGCGCATCAAGCGCCTGTCGCTCAGCTCGGCCAGCACCCGTTGGGGCAGTGCCAGCGCCGACGGGGCCATTCGCCTGAACTGGCGCCTTGTGCATTTCGGGCTGCCGGTCATCGACTACGTGGTCACCCACGAACTGGCCCATCTGCGCGAAATGAACCACAGCCCGGCCTTCTGGGACGTGGTGCGCAGCGTGCTGCCTAACTTCGAACAGGCCCGCGTGCACTTGCGCGACGAAGTGCTGCCCGTGCTGGACTGA
- a CDS encoding 1-acyl-sn-glycerol-3-phosphate acyltransferase (PFAM: Acyltransferase~TIGRFAM: 1-acyl-sn-glycerol-3-phosphate acyltransferases) translates to MSTLLAALRSAVFGLWLLVTVVPIALAVVVASWFIKGTPLYWMCAFWLRLSILGAKFICGVNYRVSGMEHLPSAADKNAAVLLAPKHQSTWETFAFPMLMSHPLSYVFKRELLYVPFFGWAIGKLDFIHIDRSKRAEAWNKVAEQGRALMATGHWVIMFPEGTRTPRGSQGPYKNGASRLAVSTGTPIVPIAVTSAKCWPRKSFLLRPGVIDVSIGRPIPSVGREADELMREVEAWIEAEMRRLDPEAYPQVPAAATAGAA, encoded by the coding sequence TTGAGCACGCTGCTGGCGGCGCTGCGTTCGGCGGTTTTCGGCCTGTGGCTGCTGGTCACCGTGGTGCCGATTGCGCTGGCGGTGGTGGTGGCGTCCTGGTTCATCAAGGGCACGCCGCTGTATTGGATGTGCGCGTTCTGGCTGCGCCTGTCCATCCTGGGCGCCAAGTTCATCTGCGGGGTGAACTACCGCGTCAGCGGCATGGAGCACCTGCCGAGCGCGGCCGACAAGAACGCCGCGGTGCTGCTGGCACCCAAGCACCAGAGCACCTGGGAAACCTTCGCCTTTCCCATGCTGATGTCGCACCCGCTGAGCTATGTGTTCAAGCGCGAACTGCTCTACGTGCCCTTCTTCGGCTGGGCCATCGGCAAGCTGGACTTCATCCACATTGATCGCAGCAAGCGCGCGGAGGCCTGGAACAAGGTGGCCGAGCAGGGCCGCGCACTGATGGCCACCGGCCACTGGGTGATCATGTTCCCCGAGGGCACGCGCACGCCGCGCGGCAGCCAGGGCCCGTACAAGAACGGCGCCAGCCGCCTGGCGGTGAGCACCGGCACGCCCATCGTGCCCATCGCGGTGACGTCCGCGAAATGCTGGCCGCGCAAGAGCTTCCTGCTGCGCCCGGGCGTGATCGACGTGTCCATCGGCCGGCCGATTCCCAGCGTGGGCCGCGAGGCCGACGAGCTGATGCGCGAGGTGGAGGCCTGGATCGAGGCCGAAATGCGCCGCCTGGACCCCGAGGCTTACCCGCAGGTGCCGGCAGCGGCAACGGCGGGCGCTGCCTAG
- a CDS encoding histidinol-phosphate phosphatase family protein (PFAM: Polynucleotide kinase 3 phosphatase~TIGRFAM: D,D-heptose 1,7-bisphosphate phosphatase; HAD-superfamily hydrolase, subfamily IIIA; histidinol-phosphate phosphatase family domain) gives MTPIVKLVILGRDGILNAFRDDHVKEPDEWHPLPGALEAVARLNHHGWHTVVATNQSGIGRGMIDMSSVNAVHARMNQRLQAVGGRLDAVFFCPHAPEDQCECRKPQPGMMLDIAHRYGIALDSVPMVADTLRDLLAARAAGCQPHLVRSGRAAELDPAQLDAIVQQVPGTLVHDDLPDFVDFLLHREDAGASTHGDLR, from the coding sequence GTGACCCCGATCGTCAAGCTGGTCATCCTGGGCCGCGACGGCATCCTGAATGCCTTTCGCGACGACCACGTGAAAGAACCCGACGAGTGGCACCCGCTGCCCGGTGCGCTGGAGGCGGTCGCGCGGCTGAACCACCATGGCTGGCACACGGTGGTGGCCACCAACCAGAGCGGCATTGGCCGCGGCATGATCGACATGTCGTCCGTGAACGCGGTGCACGCGCGCATGAACCAGCGCCTGCAGGCCGTGGGCGGGCGGCTGGACGCGGTGTTCTTCTGCCCCCACGCGCCGGAAGACCAGTGTGAATGCCGCAAACCCCAGCCGGGCATGATGCTGGACATCGCCCACCGCTACGGCATCGCCCTGGACAGCGTGCCCATGGTGGCCGACACCCTGCGCGACCTGCTGGCCGCACGCGCCGCCGGCTGCCAGCCGCACCTGGTGCGCAGCGGTCGCGCCGCCGAGCTGGACCCGGCGCAGCTGGACGCCATCGTGCAGCAGGTGCCCGGCACCCTGGTGCACGACGACCTGCCGGACTTTGTTGATTTCCTGCTGCACCGCGAAGACGCGGGCGCCTCCACGCACGGAGACCTGCGTTGA